CAAAAACGCGGCCGAAGCGGTGATCAATGCCTTTGCCGCGACACCCGGATTGGGCAGTGATTTTTCGCTTGCCATCGCCGACGCCGACGGCAAGATCGTCGATTCGCATGCTGCAGATACACCGCGTGAACCGGCTTCGACCATGAAGACGTTGACTGCGCTGGCTTCTTCTTCGATGCTTGATATGGGCTCGAGCTTCCATACCGATGCTTTGCTGGATTCTGTGCCTGCCGGTGCCGGCGTTGCCGGCGGTGACGCCTTGGGAGGCCAAACGCAACCAGCGGGCCTGACGCTCAAATCGGACGGGGACATGCTGCTCGGGGCAGGGCAGAGCGATCCCAACCATATCAATGGTAGAGCGGGACTGGCCACATTGGCCGATGAAACCGCGACGGCGCTTAAAAAGCGCAACATCACTCAGGTCCGCCTCAAATACGACGACACGCTTTTCGGTTCCGTGCGTTCCCCGGCCGACATCGCTTCCAACAACCCCGGCAACACCAATTTCACCGGTATCTCCTCGATGGCCGTGGACGGGGGACGGCAGTGGGGAGGCGCGGACCACGACCCCGACCTCTACACGGAATATCCGGAACTTTCCACCACCCCGGCGCACGACGCAGTGGCGACGTTCGGTTCCCTGCTTGTCCAACGCGGCATCGGTGTGGACGGCGATATTGCCAGTGACAAGCCCGCGAAGAATGCCAAACGTGTCGCGACGGTCACCTCGGCGACGCTTTCCGAGATCATGGCCTTCACCTTGCGCCATTCCGACAACACTCTGATCGAGGAGTTCGGCCGGCTTCTGGCGCTGAAAACCGGGGCCGCCGACAGTCCGGAAGGTGCGACCCAGGCCGTCAAGTCGAGGCTAGACAAGCTTGGCGTCGACACGACAAACCTTCACATGGCCGATTGCTCCGGGCTTTCGGAAGGCTCGACGCTGGAGGTCAAAACGCTCGTCGAAGTGCAGAGCCACAACCTCAAAACCGGCCCGGGCGCGGCCGCAGCCGAGGGGCTGTCCATTCCCGGCTTGGTGGGCACCGCCAGGAACCGACTGGAGGATCCGAGCGCGGCAGGGCTGCTGCGCGTCAAATCCGGTTCGCTCGATCAGGTGACTTCGATGGCCGGCAACGTCTCGCGCAAGAACGGCGGAGTGCTCGCCTTTGCGGTCGTCGTCAACAATCCTCAGGACTACGGGGCCGCCAAAAGCGCGGTCGATACCTTCATTTCGGCGCTCGCCGGGCTGTGAGGGCGCGATATGGCATATTCGGCGACGATGAAAAAGGCGATTGGCGACGTGCGCAGCGCCCTTGCAGCAGTGGGGATTTCACGGCAAAGCAATCGTTTCGCCGAGCACGGCGAGCATGCTCCCGAAGCCGATGCTCCCACGATTCTGGTGGCCTGCTCCGGCGGCAGGGACTCGCTGGCACTTGCCGCCGTGAGCCATATCGTCGCCGGCTTGCTAGGGGTTCATTGCGGAGCGGTCATCGTCGACCACCAGCTCCAGGCTGGTTCCGACAAAGTCGCGCTCGCCGCCGCACAACGTTGCAATGGCTTGGGTTTGGATCCCGTCATCGTACGAACCATCGAGGTCGAAGGTAGCGAAAGCGGCCGGAGCGGGGAAGACGCGGCGCGGCAGGCGCGATACGATGCCATCGTCGAAACCGCGCGGGATACGGTTGCCGCGGCGGTCTTGCTGGCGCATACCCGCGACGACCAGGCGGAAACCGTTGTGATGGATGTCTTGACCCGCTCGGCCGGTATCGACGCGTTGGCAGGCATGCCCCCGACTTTCGTCCGCGACGGTGTCCGTTTCGTCCGTCCGTTTCTTGACTTGAGCCGTGCCCAAACCACTGCAATCTGCCGGGAACGGGATATGAGTTGGTGGGACGATCCGACGAACGGCGACGATGTGCCGGCCGATCAGCCGTTACCGCAGAACTATCCGCTGCGTTCCCGCGTGCGACACACCCTGATGCCCTATCTGTCTAATTTTTTCAATGGCGATGTTTCCGTCCATCTGGCGCAAGGAACCACCATCTGCCAAGAAGACAAAGACTTTCTTGAGACCGCCACGAATGAAGTGTATTGTAAATCCGTTTCATGGAATATGCAAGGTGCCGCAGCCGTTATGCTCGTGAAACCGCTTGCGCAAGCCCATCCGGCCATTCGTCGCCGCGCCATTGCCCGGGTGCTCGCCGAACTTGGCATACCGTTGAGCAAGCGGCATGTCCTCTCCATCGAAGCGTTGGTGATCGATTGGCATGGCCAGGGCACGCTTTCGCTTCCCAGCGGATATTCAGTCAATAGGCAGAAACACGTCATTCGCGTGTGTAAAAATGGGTGATATGCAAATTGCGGATGTACAGGACGAGATTGACCATGAATTGGTGTCGAAAGCACAGATTGAGCGCAAGATCGAAGAGGTGGCAGCGCAGGTAAGCAAGGATTACGCGGGTAAGGATCTCTTGCTTGTGGCCGTGCTCAAGGGGGCCATTAACACGCTGGCCGCTTTTTCACAGGCGTTGAGCATCAATGTGCAGATGGATTTCATGAGTCTTTCAAGCTACGGTGAAGGCTTTGAAAGCAGCGGCAAGATTACCATTCGTCAGGATCTTTCCTGCGACGTCAAGGGCCGCGACATCCTGATCGTCGAAGACATCATCGATTCCGGATATACCCTCGACTGGCTTACCCACGAACTGAAAAAGCGAGGTGCCGCGAGCGTCGAGGTGTTTGCGCTGCTGGAGAAACCTTCCCGGCGCGAGGTCGAGGTACCGCTGAAATATAAGGGTTACGAAGTACCCGATGAATTCGTGGTCGGTTTCGGGCTTGACTATAAAGAGCATTTCCGCAATCTTGATTCCATTGCGGTTTTGAAGCCGTCAGTCTACCAAGGAGAAGCAGCATGAGCTATCCTCAGAATCCCCGTAACCCCATGGGACCGATGGGTAACCCGAACGGACCGAACAACAATAACAACAATCCTTTCAACCCCTTCAACCAGGGCAACAATCCCAATAACCGCAACAACCGGAATAATGGCAACAACGGCAACAACCGTCGTAACAACAACAGCAACAAGGGCGACCGGAACCCCAATGACAAGCGGCCGTTCTGGCAGTCGCCCATACTTTGGATCGTCGTTCTGGTCCTGCTGGTCTTCGCCGGTTTCGAACTGTTCAATTCCAACGGCACGCAGACCATTGATACCCAGGATGGCATGACGCTGGTTGAAAAAAACGGAGCCAGCCGTATCCAGATCATCGACAACAAACAGATGGTCAAGCTCAAGCTTCACAAGAACTTCAAAAAAGTCGACCCGAATACGAAGAACAATCACGATTACGGTCGCGACGTCCAGTTCTACTACACCCAAGCCGAAGGGCCCGAGGTGTTGAGCGCCGTCAAGAAGGCCAAACCGAAAGACGGCTGGACTGCGGACATGCAGTCCGATTCCATGGTGGCCTACCTGCTTTCCACGCTGCTGCCGTTCGCCATTCTTCTGCTGCTGTGCTGGTGGCTTTTCCGCAGCATGAGCGGCGGTATGAACGGCATGCTCGGCATGGGCGGCAAGAAGGACAACGGCAAGCTTCTGGATGGGCAGACCCCGACCACCAAGTTCTCCGACGTGGCCGGCGAGGAAGCCGCCGTAGCCGAAGTCGAGGAGATCAAGGACTTCTTGAAGGATCCTTCCAAGTACAAGGCACTTGGCGCTCGTATCCCGCGTGGTGTGCTGCTTTATGGCCCTCCTGGAACCGGCAAGACGCTGCTTGCACGAGCCGTGGCGGGCGAGGCTGGCGTGCCGTTCTATTCCATGGCGGGTTCCGACTTCGTCGAGATGTTCGTCGGTCTCGGTGCCTCGCGTGTGCGTGACCTCTTCGACGAGGCCAAGAAGAATGCGCCGGCCATCATCTTCATCGATGAGATCGATGCCGTCGGCCGCAAGCGTGGCTCCGGCATGAGCGGCGGGCATGATGAACGCGAGCAGACCCTGAACCAGCTGCTCGTTGAGATGGATGGTTTCGACAACGACACCAACCTCATTATCATCGCCGCCACCAACCGTCCGGACGTTTTGGACGAGGCGCTGTTACGTCCCGGCCGTTTCGACCGTCAGGTGGCCGTTG
This genomic stretch from Bifidobacterium sp. ESL0690 harbors:
- a CDS encoding D-alanyl-D-alanine carboxypeptidase — encoded protein: MNRSGSSHSGHGAHARKTVNVTRGRAWRIVVSVLVTLLLVAGYFVADINGVMPGPLTILPAGKTASTLSGSVRSAKSIAGSADLNKPIDKNAAEAVINAFAATPGLGSDFSLAIADADGKIVDSHAADTPREPASTMKTLTALASSSMLDMGSSFHTDALLDSVPAGAGVAGGDALGGQTQPAGLTLKSDGDMLLGAGQSDPNHINGRAGLATLADETATALKKRNITQVRLKYDDTLFGSVRSPADIASNNPGNTNFTGISSMAVDGGRQWGGADHDPDLYTEYPELSTTPAHDAVATFGSLLVQRGIGVDGDIASDKPAKNAKRVATVTSATLSEIMAFTLRHSDNTLIEEFGRLLALKTGAADSPEGATQAVKSRLDKLGVDTTNLHMADCSGLSEGSTLEVKTLVEVQSHNLKTGPGAAAAEGLSIPGLVGTARNRLEDPSAAGLLRVKSGSLDQVTSMAGNVSRKNGGVLAFAVVVNNPQDYGAAKSAVDTFISALAGL
- the tilS gene encoding tRNA lysidine(34) synthetase TilS codes for the protein MAYSATMKKAIGDVRSALAAVGISRQSNRFAEHGEHAPEADAPTILVACSGGRDSLALAAVSHIVAGLLGVHCGAVIVDHQLQAGSDKVALAAAQRCNGLGLDPVIVRTIEVEGSESGRSGEDAARQARYDAIVETARDTVAAAVLLAHTRDDQAETVVMDVLTRSAGIDALAGMPPTFVRDGVRFVRPFLDLSRAQTTAICRERDMSWWDDPTNGDDVPADQPLPQNYPLRSRVRHTLMPYLSNFFNGDVSVHLAQGTTICQEDKDFLETATNEVYCKSVSWNMQGAAAVMLVKPLAQAHPAIRRRAIARVLAELGIPLSKRHVLSIEALVIDWHGQGTLSLPSGYSVNRQKHVIRVCKNG
- the hpt gene encoding hypoxanthine phosphoribosyltransferase yields the protein MQIADVQDEIDHELVSKAQIERKIEEVAAQVSKDYAGKDLLLVAVLKGAINTLAAFSQALSINVQMDFMSLSSYGEGFESSGKITIRQDLSCDVKGRDILIVEDIIDSGYTLDWLTHELKKRGAASVEVFALLEKPSRREVEVPLKYKGYEVPDEFVVGFGLDYKEHFRNLDSIAVLKPSVYQGEAA
- the ftsH gene encoding ATP-dependent zinc metalloprotease FtsH yields the protein MSYPQNPRNPMGPMGNPNGPNNNNNNPFNPFNQGNNPNNRNNRNNGNNGNNRRNNNSNKGDRNPNDKRPFWQSPILWIVVLVLLVFAGFELFNSNGTQTIDTQDGMTLVEKNGASRIQIIDNKQMVKLKLHKNFKKVDPNTKNNHDYGRDVQFYYTQAEGPEVLSAVKKAKPKDGWTADMQSDSMVAYLLSTLLPFAILLLLCWWLFRSMSGGMNGMLGMGGKKDNGKLLDGQTPTTKFSDVAGEEAAVAEVEEIKDFLKDPSKYKALGARIPRGVLLYGPPGTGKTLLARAVAGEAGVPFYSMAGSDFVEMFVGLGASRVRDLFDEAKKNAPAIIFIDEIDAVGRKRGSGMSGGHDEREQTLNQLLVEMDGFDNDTNLIIIAATNRPDVLDEALLRPGRFDRQVAVEAPDLEGREEILKVHAKGKPFVPNVDLHTVAVRTPGFTGADLANVLNEAALLCARVGAQLIDNRAIDEAIDRVQSGPKRQSRGMALDEMRNTAYHEGGHALVAAALHHTDPVTKVTILPRGRALGYTAVMPTQDRYSQSRNELLDQMAYAMGGRTAEEVVFHDPTTGASNDIEKATQIARKMVIEFGLSSKLGAVKWGDSEHGEDSANNFIHDYSERTQDVIDEEVHGMIETAHTEAWQIITENRDVLDELVRQLLVKETLNEKELKVIFANLKMAPERKLWLSDSARPDSEIPPVPIPESLKRSVGMKPEDSE